From the genome of Mastacembelus armatus chromosome 12, fMasArm1.2, whole genome shotgun sequence:
CAGCTGCCCTCTTGTTCATGGACCGGTCCAGGGTCAGTGCTACTGGCCTTTACCAAAATCTGTCAGGCCCTCTTTGACGCAGATCCGTTTCCTGTCAAAGTGAGATTTTTATTGTTCCAAGAGAGCAGGCTCCACAATCTCAGACCCCAgccttttcctgtttcctctcaaAGAGGAAGTGCTGctacatttcaattttttcCCCTCCCGCATCTTCTCTGGGACAAATCTGGAGCACTGACTGCAGAGCTTTCTTTGCCTGTGTCAGCCAAGTCTTGATTTCAAAGAATGAAAAGAGTTCCTTAAAAAGAGCAACCCTCCCACTTCGGTCTCTCATACACaagataacacacacattcacaaacaagCCCACACTGACTTTGCATCCTATATTCTAATACTTCCCCTCTGAGCGATCAGCCTTGAaggtgtgtgttggtttgtgcTCACCTGCGACCCCAAAGTGAAGCGTTCCCATGGTGCCTCAGCACGTAGGCTCTTTGTTACTGAggagaaaatagttttttgtaAGAAGGGAGGGTCACATCATTAATGTGGTCAGTGCCTTAAATGAACACACTAACTACTCTTCAGGAGTATCATTGcataacaaaaagaaacaaactggaGCATACTAAATACGACTAAACAGTCCATATCCTGGTTTATGTCCACTGATGTTCAGCCACCcaaccataaacacacacgtatcagaaaaaaagccttttttagTGTGTGCTCATACCTGTGTGCACATTTAGCCTTATGAGGAAGTgatcatactgtacatacttaCAATAACAGCTAAGACAACAATGTGGTTGTCAGACTAATCTCAGTCAAGCTCAGCTTCTAGTCAGAGGAGGCACAGCCTTCTTGTCTTTACTACATGTTGTCAGCTACGTTTACTGGAAGCTGTTCAGGCTCAGAGTTGACACTCCATCTGAACCTACGTGGCATGACCCCATCCAAACAAACTCCAAGCTCTAACAAAACTGGGAAATGTGAAGACTAGTCTCAAAAGAGGTCATTTgacaattaaaattaattagTACAACTGAACTACTATGGTGCTGCAGTCCAGAAAGTGTTACAGACAGTTACTTGGATCATAAACTCTTGACtggaagaattaaaaaaaatacttaaagtGTAATACAGTGTTTTGGTCTGAGGGCTGAAACATAACTAAAGTGTGCTGGATATTTGGTTATTTTACTACTGAATCAATAAAATGCTCCTATGCTGCAAAGTCTTCACAGGGCCAAGGGCTTTTAGTGCgggaaataaattttaaatttgaggTTTATTTGTTTAAACTTGTTCATTTGTGACCTTGGAAACAACAGTTGAAAAAACAGTCTAACCTCAAAATTCATTCAGCAGCTGTTCAGTTCTGTTTGAATGATCCAGGACGACTCCAGAACAGACCTCATAGTAACTTTGGGTTCTtagatttaaaatgtaataaaatggcTGGTCACCTTTGTGAAGAGTTGTTCTACCCACATtacaacatgaaacaaaacctgtccaaacaacaaacacatattttaaaacttaaCCTGAAGTCACACAGCTGTCTTAGTGTCaatgagtgtgtatgttttaaaacagtTGTGTGACAGACTCACCACTCCTCCCTATGAGCTGCACGGACCTACCAGAGAATCACACAAGcgtgaggaggaaaaagaaacttCTTCCTTATCATGCAACTGTTTGGCTTTAACAAGCTGCAATTTGACAGATTTGATCAGTGACCTGAGCCACTGTAAACATGACTGTGCCATCAGAAATAGCATTTCAAACACCAGCGACTGATGTTTTATTAAGGCCTGTAGGTGTTAGGGTTAGTAAATAAAAGCAGCCTTCCTATGATTTAAGGTTCTGGACTGCAAAGGCAGCAGGAGGCCCCGAGCTGCACAAGGCTGAAGGCATTTCTTGCCTCTCTTCAAGATGCCTGCACCACAATGGGAACAGAAAAATGCTTCAAAATCAGATTCGCGAAGCGGTTTGAGCAGGATGGAGAGTGTTTGTGCAGGAGAAGGGTTTTATCAGCGGCAAACACTCACAGGAATTCCGGTTTGGGATTGTCCATCCAATTCCTGCGTTCCACAGGAAGCCCTGCataaaaagcaactgaaaaacgCCCAAAGACATTTCATTTGCCGCCAGTCGACTCACAGCGAGCACCTCGATTTAACCGCGagcttttttaatttgaaaccaCCAACTCCAGCTTTAAAAGAAACTGGCACCATGGAAAAGTCCTCTGAGCCACTGCGGCGGCGGCTCGTGCCCATGGCCGCCGCTAGGCCTGTGCGCGCACACGCACCTGGTGACCCCATCCTGCGCGGGTAAGATCCTTCTATATGTTGATGTGAGCGCCTGTACAGCTGGTCCTGAAATTCACTTTGCAGTTTATTCTtcactgaattttattttgaaatcggGCTCAGAAGCTGTTTGACTCAACAAACGTACACATATAATGACACACATGAGCTGGACACCAAATTACTTCACCACAGATCATGTTGTTACTGCAGTGTAGCTGCTGTACAGTGTTACAGGCACTTCAAGTACAGAGGTAGAGCTAAGAATCCTGTAATTATAGTGTGTGGATAATAAACAGCTGGTTCCATGGGAATATCTATAAAATACAGTTTGCTTAGACATGCTGCTGCACAGTGTTACACTATATGAattactgtgtttttccattttgagGATATTTGGAATTTCTATATTACAAATCATTTTGCACTACATGCCACTGATTTCCATACGTGTAAAATGACCagtaatatattatattataaatgacAGCATTAATGGGTGCTAATCATTTTGTAAAGGGGATAATAACCTGCATAGTCCTAGTAGCCTGTATTAGTTAACTCATCGGATAAACACAGGTATAAGTTCTTGATCTTTTTTTATCTGGGCCGTCAAATATTCAGCTGGTTACCTATAGTACACAGCTTCAGAGGAAACATACCAGTACTctaggaaaacaaaaaataagctTTTAAGTTGCCGTAATTTGTAGTGAAAATTTTCAGTTcaaaattttaatataattgatttttgttttattttaaaatattagttaACATTACAAAACCTGACCTCAAACAACACAATTTTGTAACTATAAGTCTTAAACCAGCACTGGTTTGCTGCTATCCTTCCATTGTGAGTTGCATTAATGTGTTGGAGGACAAAATTCAAAGTCGCTGTTCTGTGAAAAAAGTTAGTCTAAGGTTAACACGAGACTTCAGAGTTTGCcaattcatttaaaacattttagtaCAAAGTTCCTGCTTTGTGTTACAGTCCTTCCAGAGCGGGGACACATGGTGGAGGGAACAAAGAGGAGATTTCATACTAAACCTGATGGTAAAAGAAGATGGTGATTTGAGTAATACAGCCAACGCCTCAGATCTATTCCCCCTTCGCTTACACTGGAAACATGTTTGGAAGGGATCTCTGCATGGCTGTTATGGATAGGAAGGATGATTACAGCAAGCCAAATCAATCCAAGTGTTCACACGGGTAGGCTGCGGGGCTGTTGTATTAGGAAAATGGTGAACTTATCCTTTAATTATAGTAGCTGCGCGCGTTAATACTCCTCTGTAGGATCTCTATAAACACCGGACAGCTGATAAGCCCAGTTTAAGTGAATCACAAGGtcttgaataaaacaaaacaaaacaaaaaaatcaaatcaaatatagTCTATACTATGACGTCACCCACGGGTGCCCCCAGTCTGAGCTGCGGGACACCCAGCTGGAGGAGTGGGAGGAGGTCCTACCATCACCCCCCATGCGCTCTGACAGTCTGAGCTGCAGGAGAAACCTGACCAGCAGCGGACTTTATCTCTGGGCTCTACCAGCGGAATATAAGCGGAATAACTGAGTTCGAGCCGCGGGCGTTTGTCCACTTCCTGCAGTTTAGGACTGTGTTTTGTGAGGATTAATCATAGGAAAGCTGATTGTTCATTGCACGgtttgtgattatttttgtatgcatgcatgcgCTCTGGATATTGGTTTGCACCTACTGGTTTGTGCGCCCGAGTCCAACATCCTCACTGGTTGTTCGCTGaagaaatgttgttttctttgcgtaaattcttaaaatgtttactgtgtgtgcgtgtaagTTTGCGTGCGTGTACGTGAGTGTATAACAGAGATGGTGTTCATGGTGTAAAACATAGAGCTCCGGATTTAGCTAGTGTGGCAAAACAGCGCCCTCTCGTGGCAAATGTAAGAAGTGTATCTTCTTAGGTTGATACTAATGTATCAGTAGGCCAGACACTTCTTCATTTAGAAAaattacacagaaaacacatgcagatgcagATACAAACACGTGTACTTGAGCCCTGTCATCCAGATGTTCATCTGGATTCGAAGCATCCGTCTatgaattgtattttattgcaaaTTGCTTTGTGCAAAACCAAAATAACATCtattcagaatattttttatgGAAATTGCCTCTATAAAAGTCTTGGTATTGCACCTAAAGGAAGAATGAGTGTTTAGTATTTTATTACCGTTACATAACATCCAAATAAAAAGCTAGAACCTCATCATATCAAGCATTTTTGTAACAACAATGCTATAACACACCCAACAAGATTCAACTTCTTGGACATGAGTTTTGCCCTGCAGCACCTTTCTCATGCCAATGTGATAATGCATAAttgtcacacacatgcacacacatacatacagatgTTGTCTTGAAAAGCACATCCTGGCTGTGCTCAGAGTCACAGTGATTTGTGAATGAGCACAAGTTTTAGATGTGCGTGTCCTGTCTCTGGGCATGGAGCCAGCAGGGGATCAGAGAGAAATGCAAGCTGTCAACAAAGGCTTAGCATCACCTCCAGGATAACTTAGTTTAGCATCAGCTCtgttaaaaatgtgcatgtgaggTAGTTTTAGAGCAGGAGCAGGTTCAAGATGCCTCTAATTTTAATCCTGCTCACTATGTAATCATCTAATATGGTGTGAAAGGAGAATTATTTGTCTTTTAGCGCCCAGAGTCCATGCATGTGCAGGTCAGTGAGAGTTCAGCCTACTTTGTCCACAAGATCAAAGAACTCTACATAAGTGTATGCAGTGCATAGATGTTCAGAAATGTGGCCTTTTCAGTGCTTGTGTGGACTTTTTATGGCTCAGCGAGGTCAGACGTTTAGCCTGAGAATCACTAAAATCGATACCATAGTTGGACTGAACTCTTATGTTCAGGACCAAGGACGCATACAAGCGTCTGGCAAACAACAAGTCATCTACAGTTGGAGTCCAGCATTTGGAGCTTCCCATGGATAGCTGCTGTCTACTCCTGAGATTTGGACACAAATCAAAAGTTTCAgtttaaacacaaagaaaagatgTTAGCACATTTCTGCAAGTCTTAAGATTTAAGAATGTAAAATCCTAAATCTACACCCCCGCTGCACCGTAATTTATGACCTTTAATATTCTTGcccaataaaaataaactcacactgtgagaaaaaaagtgaaaacattaggtgttaaaaatactgaaaagaTCATGTAACTTCAGAGTGAGAGTTAAGAGTGAAACTatacaaaacaagacaaaataggaaatattaatttaaaaagtaaccTGCTCCGTGCTTGTTGTTGGATCCCCACAACAGAACAGCGTCCCTCCTTTTTATAGACCCATATTGCACAGCTCAGATTCATTCTTGGCATACAAATGGGACAGCTTTGCAGCTTCAGccagtttttcatttctcagtGTGACATGAGGTCTTCAGTCTCTTTCATTTTAGCGTAACAAGTCTGGTGTTTCTCACCATCTTACCTCACTTCCCTAATGGTAAATGACAGAACTTCTACAGATGGGTGCTGGTCAACCGTTTCTACCCAGATTTAATGAGCACTAATGTgtttgaaaaaggaagagtgcaCTGGTCTGGTCTCCTGTGGAAGTCTGGTCCCAGAGACATGATCCAGCTGTCGCTGACAGTTTGGCTAAAGAGGAAGGTCCATCCCTCTAGTGGTCCATTTCTTCAAAGGAAATGTGTTTTGACCTGTGGCTGCAGAGGAATGAACTGTATTCCATTCATGTTTCTTTTGAAACTTGTGGAATCTATCCCCTGGTTCATCTCATTTCTTAGCCAAACTagatgtgtgcatgcatgatgACATTATTACCTCACATTTCTGCTCCTTCACAGGTAGCTGGAGTCGTCCTCgtgaagcaaaacacacacacgtgacgGTAGGAGACATTGGCTACGATCTACAagccctcctcctctcctcttccctacAACTGGCACAGAGAAGAGTGTGAGATACCAAGTGAGGGAACATGGGAAAGAGGAAGACAATGTACCAAATGCTGCTTTTATCCTCATCCCTCTTCATCCTGCATGTGATGGGCACTCCCCAGTTCTTCACTCACCATGGGTAACAGCTCACTTAATACTCTTCCTGTTTTTATAATGGCCTGTCATTTGGTCAGTGTAGTCCTTCAGCTACTGATCTCTACTTCAGCTGTCATTCAGATCTATTTGTTTTAGTGACCTCTCCAATCAACTTGACATTCTCAACCACTGCAAATGTATACAGATTGgtcaaatgacatttaaacatttaacagtgCACTCTCTCAGGACCAAAGCTCTACCCCTCTGTCCTAGACTATTACTCACACAGAAGCATGAGAGAGTCTGCAGgctcattttgtcattttcagttgATTTGGTGAAAGaccaaaataaaccaaaagcCAAACGATAGGTCAAGTGGGGCCAAGAAGTCAAAGATCAGCTCTCTACTCTGACACATTTGGGACGGATCAGTCAGGAGTAGTTAGGCTGCACAGAGACGTTTGGTGGCCAACAGAAACCTTAAGGTGCTAATGTGGACATTTCCAAACTTCCTGTATCAATCGGGAGCAACTTAGGGCCCAAATATCTCATAAAACCAGCTAAGCTTCTCATGCTTTTTGAAGTCAGATATCTGTGTTTCAGGTCAGTTATATTCAGTCTCATATCATCTTTTTGCAGGAGGAGGGTGTGTGGCCGAGACTTTCGTCAAAACATTGTTATGGCAACAGAGTCCTATGTCCAGCCAGTCCATAAGCCCTACCTCACCCTGTGTCAGGGCCACCGCCTCTGCAGCACATATAAGTAAGACACACTCTCCCAATCGACTGGCACACAGCATCACACTCAGCACatacaaataacaacaaaatgaaacaccTGCAGCCTTTGTCTAGCGGAACATGAAGACTGAGGTAATTACACAGTGCTCTTATGAAGCTATCCCAGGATTTGCGTTTAATTAGGAGGTAAACACATTGACACGTTTAGGAAGGGAGAGCAGTGAAGTCATAAGTAGATCTAGACTTTCTcccacacagatgcacattttATACAGAACTGGGTCAGGGTGGCACATATTTGGGAGGAATCTAAATATCGAGCACTCTAAGTAACTACGGGAAATGAACTGCGGGCCCGCAGAGACCGCAGTGGTGTTTATTTTGGACTGCATCTCTTCATACTTACGCACTCTCAATCTCTCTCCAGCTCTGATGCTTTCGAGTCCCCCCTTAACATTCCCTCcattttaatctttttgttttaactctTCCCTTACCACCAAAATTCTGTTTCACTTTTGGactcttttcattgttttgttctctGTATGTGAGCAAGCCTCAGACAATTACAGGCCTCTAATCCCAGATTCTCTTTGCTTTGATGGAATTATTTgatcctttatttttttttcagaaattacATCTTGTGTATTTCACTTGGTGTTTAGCCCTAAAAACTTCAGTTCTGACAGACCACAGAGAACATGGAGAAGTCTGAACTGCTGTGCTGGCACCCATAAGGGTGATGGAGTTGTGAATAACCTAaaacccgtgtgtgtgtgtgttttgactcCACAGGACTGTGTATTCGGTGGCGTATCGGCAGGTGAGCAAAGTGGCGCCTACTTCGCATTTCTACCCAGAATGCTGCCCGGGCTGGCGGAGATTTCACTCTCACAACTGCAATCAAGGTAACTTGAAGGGATATACGATAAACTGAACCTGTATTAACCTGTGAGACTGATTTTCAAATGTTAAAGGAATAGTACATTTTGGGGAATACATTTTATCTGAAACACCATCTGTTtccaaaggtaaaaaaaaaaaaaacaactgtttatACAAGAACCAAagctaaaaacaacaaaagtttcagtttaatttgtgtcctgtcatttttcctttttttccttcagatattaaaacaaaagaaatgtgttCCTTTGTGAGTTTAAGAGGTGCTAGTTGGGggatttcttacattttaataGAGTCATCTGTTTCCAATCTTTAGGCTAAGCTAAGCTACCAGTTTCTTATCTGTAGCTTCACATTTAATGGACAAATATGGTGGAGTCAATTCTGCAGTTAAgtacatttcccaaaatgttctACTGGGGCAATAAATAGCAAAGCACCCAACAGTGTGTGGGACTGGTGTACATTTTCTAAGAAGAAATCTAATAAGTTCAATTCCCAAAATCGTTTCTTTAAATGTCTCATACAGCTGTTTGTGGCCAAGCCTGTGCAAATGGAGGTACCTGCTTCAGACCTAACCAGTGTGCCTGTCCATTAGGCTGGATGGGGCACCAGTGCCAGACaggtaaacaaacacaagcGCACACATACTGGACCTGCACTGCCACACAGGAGCTCTGTGGGcatattcacacatacagataagCTGATTTTCTCGTCTGTCAGACGTGGATGAGTGCAGCGTGCAGCGGCCCTGTGCCCAGAATTGTGTGAACACAGCAGGCAGCTATCGATGTGCATGCAGAGAGGGCTTCAGGCTCACTGGGGATGGCCGATCATGTCAAAACCTTCCTCCTCCATCTGTCACTCCTCCGTCTCCCACCCAAAGCAGCCAGACCACAGTGGGTGGTCACACTGATGCGGGTAAGTGAGTAGCACAGAAGTGTGTGCATGCGTTCACACAATATCATTTTGTGTCTTGCAGCAACAAAGACCCCAGCGCATAGAAGAAAGGACCATAGCCAGCTTCGCGGCCCATTATTACTTTTGGTACGCGCTATGCCACTCTCAACTCGTACCGTGAGTAATAATGCACTGCGACTGGTGCCGACTCCAGACAGGCCCCGTCTGGGCCCCGTGCAGTGTCATGGTTGGATTCTGACTCAGTTGGGTCCTCTGAGTAAAGCAAACATCTGACTAATAGAGCTCTCATGCTAAAACAGACATATTTTTGTCCCACACACTCCCCCAGGtcatttaaaattttgtctCTTGTGTATGCATCATGTAACTTagcaacaaaataatacaaCCCTTCTCCATGTCTACCAGTGTAGTAGTTGACCCCAGGAC
Proteins encoded in this window:
- the egfl7 gene encoding epidermal growth factor-like protein 7 → MGKRKTMYQMLLLSSSLFILHVMGTPQFFTHHGRRVCGRDFRQNIVMATESYVQPVHKPYLTLCQGHRLCSTYKTVYSVAYRQVSKVAPTSHFYPECCPGWRRFHSHNCNQAVCGQACANGGTCFRPNQCACPLGWMGHQCQTDVDECSVQRPCAQNCVNTAGSYRCACREGFRLTGDGRSCQNLPPPSVTPPSPTQSSQTTVGGHTDAGGRLSLMENVTEEVQSLRNRVELLEKKLQLVLAPFNSFFPLSLDEGMSEKTTLLSHSFHQLDRIDSLSEQIGFLEERLGTCSCQEN